Below is a genomic region from Prunus persica cultivar Lovell chromosome G3, Prunus_persica_NCBIv2, whole genome shotgun sequence.
tgcaggttacgaaaagcattgtatggattgaaacagtcaccacgtgcacggtttggacggttcaccatggcaatgaagaacaatggtttcaaacagtgcaactcagatcatactctgttcttgaaacatcaaaaagggaaggtaacagcattaataatctatgttgatgatatgattattactgggaatgataaacaggaaatatcacagctacaagactatctggctacggagtttgagatgaaggatctaggtggactcaagtatttcttgggaattgaggtggctcgatcgcagcaaggcatatttctctctcaaaggaaatatgtcttagacttgttgacagacacaggaatgctagattgtaaacctgcggacactcctattgttcagaatcatcatcttggagaatatccggatcaagttccaactaacaaagaaagataccaaaggttagtgggaagattgatctatttgtcacatactcgaccagacattgcttatgcggtgagcgttgtcagtcaatttatgcactctccaagtgaagaccacatgaatgcagttcttcggatacttagatatttgaagtctgcacctggaaaaggacttatgttctcaaagcatggtcatctaaatattgatggttattcagatgcagattgggcaggtaatgtaacagatagaaaatccacatcgggttacttcacattcgtgggaggtaatttggtgacatggaggagcaagaaacagaatgtagtagctttatccagtgcagaagccgagttcagaggcatgactaaagggatttgtgaacttctttggttaagaaagttgcttattgaactcgggtataaacctacatccacaatgaatctcttttgtgacaacaaggctgctatagccattgcacagaatccggttcagcatgatcgtactaaacatgttgaggtggatcgacacttcatcaaacaaaagcttgaggctaaagtgtttcagtttccttttgtgaaatccgaggatcaattggcggatattttaacaaaggcgatttccagtaaaacattccacaattcactggatcagttgggcattggcgacatctatgcaccaacgtgagggggagtgttggcgtgacttgtggatattgacttactttccttacacaccaagaattcccattataattgtaattgatttactttcattcctgatttcctactgtaaatagatttaggaatttattatttacttgcccattcaggtttcgttgtattataaatatgacctcctacaaggagaagaatacacagaaaattctcacaaacaaatattctctcataattttcatattttagcagttgaaattcaaaacaacAGAAGAGATTCTTAGATTGTTCCCTTTTCAAGGTAATCAAAACAACAATGGAAGACAAATATATAAGCATATATTGGTAATATTAGTTCTTATGTTAGAACATCTTTAAATTTTCAGGCGTCCACTGCCTTCAATATTCAGATAGGACTCGGTAGTACTAGTGGATTCATAACAAAATATTCAGCTTCCATTGCTTCGTCCATCAGgcttctcttttaatttttctactTGAACTGATCGTCCGGCGTCTGTGGCCTTCCcctaaaacaaaaagaggGAAGGATAACACATGTGTTAAGCAGAGCAGCCCTAATGGAGCACAAATTCACAAATTAACCAATAGATAACGCACCTGACAAGGTGCACTTTGCGGCTTCTGTAGCGCGGAAAAGGACAACATCAATTAAACGTTTGATGGCATTAGTCAACACAAAGACACACACATCTCCGATTTCCAACTGATTGTCTTGCACAAATTTCCTCCAACCAGTCTGAAATCTGAGTATACCTTTGCCTTGTTGGCCTAATGAGACAGGCCAAGTTCTTCCATCTGAAACACGAAGGATGGCATTCTTATGACTCCGTTTAAGAAGATGTTCCTTGATGAACTTAGCTCCTATATGCTgaaaggagaaagagaagcaggttaaaactgaaaattttggagTGTTTATGATGTAATTTGCTAGCTATTCTTTTCACACTGACATACGCAGATAGAAGTTAGCAGAAGTTGTGCATGATGTCTCTATAGAAAGCTTACCAAATAACCTGCACTGATATATGAGGGATGCAAAACAACCGTGGAAGAAGGGTATTCTGATCTGAAAGCCTTTGCTCTCTGAAGAGCTCTATCTGTTCCGCTTTCCGTAACTGGATTCATCATCCTAGAAACCTGAGGTCTTCGTTTTAGGAATTTTTGACTCCTAGACGAGCCACCAACACTTCTGATGTTATTTTCTGCTGTACTAATCGAACatgttctgtttttctttctaggCTGTGGTGCTATTGGAGATTTCTTCCTTGTTTTCAGGCATGGTGGAAAATAGTCCAAGAGTTCAACAGAATCATAATCTTCATCAGTTTCTTCCATCTCGGACATTGTTTGTTCCCCATCAACATCTGTAGGcatataaaaaagagagatgaaggtAACATATAGTTTATCTCTGTGGTGCTTCGATTGAATTAgttcaaaaattgaaagacaACTTACCCGGTGACAAGGTGTTTGCAGCTTCTGTGGCACGGAAAATGACAACTTCAAAAGTAAGTCTAATGTCGTCAACCAACACAAAGACACACACATCAccaattttcaaattattgtctCGTGCAAATTTAAACCAACCAGACTGGAATCTGGCTTTTGGTTTTGCCCTTTCACATTTCAATCCAAGACACCAAGTTCTCCCATCCAAAACCCGAAACATAACGTTGCCAGAATTGTTACTAAGACGTGTCATATGGAACGAAAAATCGGATGGCAACCactgaaaataattaaatggaaaacaagaaaaagacaataaGAAAATGTTGAAGAGAGAGTACCATAATTGTGCTCTGTGAAAGTACAGTTGCTTAGTTCTTTTTCATACTGTATGATCTATAAATACAAGTTAACAGAAGTTGTGATGGCAAGCACGGTTGTCTATTGAAAGCTTACCACAAAAGATCGATTGGTAGAAGATCGCGTCATGGGAACTATGAAAGAAGGTTTGTCAGATTTGAAAGCCTTGGCTCTCTGGAGAGCTATAAATTTTGCACTTCTAGTTCGTTTTATGAATCTTCGAGTGGTAGACGTGCCACCACAATGTCTTTTGGCAGGAAACTCAGATTTTCCTGTTAAAGGAAATAATAGGATATTACAAGTTAGAACAGAATGGAAGAAAACGCAATAAAGTTGAAGataaaaagcaaaacacaTATGCTGTAATTTTCATGTCTGATTTCAACAGAAGAGAATTCTTAGTTCTAATTGACTTCTCAAGCATCATTTCATAAGGttgagttttttctttgtctagTTAAGATGTGGAGCCACATTGTGGAAGTTGATGTTGGTTTCTGTTTTAATACCACTTGAACTTGATTTTCTTGAGCGGGGTAGAAATTTGTCCAAGATTTCAACAGAATCATCACTAAAATCAGATTCAGATTCAGAATCATCACtaaaatcatcatcatattCAGATTCAGAATCATCAACTTCATCAGTGTCTTTCAGATCGGGCGTTGTTAATGGATAGGCAATCTCTGTGAAGTTTCGGTCAAATATGCGAACGCAGAATTTGGACTTCCCTTCATAGCCAAAAACTAACGAGTGACTGTAGTCTAGAGAGTAAAACTTAGAGAACTTTGGCCAACCCTTGTCCAACCAGGCCTTGTCTTCCCATTTTCTGAGTTCAATTTTCCATTCTGAACCACTTGGAAGCTTGAGAAATATTGGATTCGATAAATCATCTCCATATTTCATCAAAAACTTATTCGGAATCCTCTGTGCAACATAGAACGTGTCAGACAAGTAACAGATCATGAAGTGAAAAACATTTACCCATACTTTTGTGGCTAAGAAATGAGTGATTCAATAACTATATAGCATATAGCTACTgcagccaaaaaaaaataaaaaaaatttcactacCACATCAATGTAGATTCATTTCTCGCTTTTCACTTCAAGCAGCAGCACACACAAGCATCATGAATACTAACcgtagagaagagaaaaaaacactAGCCATATAAACAGTAGCAGAAAATGTTGGCGAGTCATCAATTTCGTGCGGAAAAGCAGCCATAGTTGAACTTCAAATGTGTTTCAAAGATTTTTCTCCAGTTTATGGAACAAAGCTGTGTTTACTCGGTTTAATCTGATGGCAAAGTCCCAGAGATActataaaagagagagaactaTTTTTGTCTCTAGAATTAAGCACTGACATTTAACTATGAGTACATGCATATCATATCTAAATTCTAACAGGTTTCCATGGCCTAAAACAGTTAATTAGGAAACACCAACCATGAGCAAACACCATTATATCTCAGCAAAAACATAATCAGAAGGAAACTACGGACACCTATGTGTGGAAACAACTTCCTCATTATGCATGAATGGCTCTAGCTAGCTATGTAAAGAGAGCAAAGTAGCTACAtttcatgagagagagagagagagagaggtgctCACAAGTTTGCTCTGTCTACAAGTATCCTTTGAGATAATCTTTAAGAAATGGGGAGTGTTAGTGGAAAATGTTGGCCGGTTATGAATTTTCCTGTGTAAAGAAGccatttttgaagttgaaaagcTTCAAGATGTGTTTCAAAGCTATAGCAATGTGTTGTGTCCTCAGTTCTCAGCTAGAAAAGCAGGGGGggagtttttatttgatttgatggtGAGTACATGAGGTAGATAATAGAAGAAGGTAGCCAATTAATGAACTGTTTGTCCAATCAACTCAATTGTCAGGATTCAACTCACAACTACTCAAAGCTTTATGCTTGTTTTTTTAGAGGAGTGGACTTTGCATGTCTTGGGATATAAATTAGTGTGAGTCAAGAGTGATGAATGAATAAATGTGTGTAGGCTGACTCTGAGTACCAAATTCCCATATTGATACACGGTCGGTATTgttgaaaatattatctgtttttttaaggttctatttttcttcttggtaTTTGATTAAATAAAAGGTGAGCTTTATATTTTGACCCAATTATTCACTCAACCTATCTATGAAATGTTCTTGAGTTATGAGCGTCTTCGAGGGAAGTGTGAAATGTAAAATGTTAAATCTGAATTTGATGATTTAGGTGATAATTTGACACTTATAAAGTTTTTATCACTATTCGAGATGTCAACTATTATACTTGATTAAATCAATTTCATGTTCATATGATAGTTTCACATCTCAAGTGGAgataacaaatttaattagTAGAAGTCGGAAATTATACTTACTTCTAATAAAATTAgacaaaattatcaaaattgaGTCAAACTATAGTTACCAGCTCCATTCCGTTGACCAAAGTTCCACGTCAACCTCCAAAGCTTTGCTCTtgtcaacaaacaaaaatctaATACAAGAGCTcaatttgaccccaaaaaaaaaaacacactagAGCTCAATGTCAATGGTATGTGAACTTCCACGTGGTACCCAAATGTGAAGCcacgaaaaaatattttgtgaaattgAGAGTCCATTTACCCTTGTACCCCATAACTTTCCCTCCTATGACAGAGAAGCCATTCTCACATCCCCaacacacacaaaactcaTTCTAGCAAAAGGGGTACTTCATGTAATTACCTCAACTCTTCAAGGTCAAAATAATTCATGTACTAACATATTTCACAATttccttttgtgtttttatattttttgggtctgaatTCCTTCGCTTCCAACAGCTTTTCATGGCGCTTCTGGTTCCTGGTGGGTGCGTACGAGTAGGCTTTTCACGACCGGCGCACGTTAGACGAAGGCTAACTACGTTTGCTACCGTATCCCCAACCCGAGGAGATAGAGTGGACTGGGTCGAAGCAACTTCAGGCTTCTTTGAAAATGACACGAGGCCCATCATGTTATTTGACGGTAAAGCAGTTCATTTTAGCACATAATCTGATTGTTATGTTATCATGCGCTTGGTGTAAATGGAACGCTTTTAATATTATGggttgtttggttttttcattttatggaCAAATAATTTCTCTGTGTTGTTGAATGATGCACCTAAAAAAGTGATATTTTTGCATTAAAAGGCAACCTAATTTGATACGTTATAAGCCATGtttaaaataagtaaaaatggaaaataaagaCTAGAGATATTTTTACACATTTGATATGTaagatgattttgttttgtggtttttagtgGTTTATTTATGTGTATCTATCTATGCTTCTTATGGTCCTTTATATGTTCTAAACGAAAATGTGTTGAGAGTTAAGTTCAATTGGTCAATGTGGACTTGGTTAAACTTCATCACATGATTGCCGATTTTCGTTTCTTAATCTTTGTTTTACAGGTGTTTGTAACTTATGTAATGGAGGTGTGAAGTTCGTGCGTGATAATGATCAAAATAGGTTCGattctcctcctcctttaATCTTTTGTAGACTCTAATTATGATATATGTCATCCATATGTTTCATGACTGCAAATGTTTTGGTGTCTTATGAGGTTTATCTTCAGTTTTCTTATTCTTGTTTAACCCACCACTGACAGGAGAATAAGGTTTGAAGCTCTCCAGAGTGAAGCAGGGAAGAAACTGCTAAGAAGGTCCGGAAGAGCTCCGGATGATATTTCAAGTGTTGTTCTTGTTGAACAGGATAGGTATTTACAATGACTTTTGTGTTTATTAAGTGCAGTTTCTAATAAGCTACAAACATAGTCTGCCTAAGCTGAGTTTACCATCTTCAAGTTAACTTTATGATAAATGATTCCGACTTTAAATTCCATCTAAATAGTTGTCATTTCTTACTTAACGTGTTTTATTTTCAGTGAAACACTTTCTCAGTTTGATGCTTCCAACCgcttacatttttttatatcttaAATAACTTAGAATGTAGCAGATATATCTTATAAAGGGATTATATGAATAAAAATGAGAGCTGACATGGTGAATTTTAGATCCTTCATCAAGTCAGAAGCTGTTGTGAAGATAATGGAATACATAGACTTACCCTTCCCCCAGCTAGCATTCTTTCTACAGTTTGTACCTCTGTAAGTCCTTCCctgtttcttattttatattttttgtatgCTAAGATTTAAAACTGATGAAAGAAGCAATCGATGATAAACTGTTTCCATGACTTTATTTCTTCTTGACGAATGCAGTTTCATACGGGATTTTCTATATGACAATGTTGCAAACAACCGTTACACAATTTTTGGTCGCTCAGACGCATGTGAGCTATAGGCAATAGAATACTTAATTTTCCTACTAAAGGTATGTATATTGGCAAGTGCGGATCTGatgaattttgattttgtaagcTAAGTTTTGCTTTCATTAAATAGAATAAAATTTCCTTCAGAGTTGTCTAATTGACATTCTCAAGTTGATTACTATATAGTTTAATTTTAACAAGACATCTAGAAGTACAGTGTGCATGTGAATTGGGAGACTAACTCATCTTCCATCAACAATGCTTGGGGTGTTTAATCAAAATGcagaaaaattctgaaatagaAATTACAGAACTCATCTACATTGCTACCTTGACTAAAACATAGCATTGTCTTCATCTACTCCTCCTTATCCTAGAAGACTCCCTGCTGTCTTTGCTTATACCCTGTTCCTCTCCCGTGCTAAAATCTCTTTGTCAGTCCTGTTTTTGTGGTCAAGTGAGCGTGCATGCACACCCGCAAGTATGTTATGAGTATATTTGGGGTGATACCATATAGGTATTTATGTCTTTCTCACAGCCCTGTTTACCATCTTGAAGTTTAGTGTTAAACTCATTATGCTCATTCTCAGacgaaaacaaaaggaaattcaatcaAGGACTATTAGCAATGGAAGTTTCATAATTtactaatttcatatttcactTGTCATTGGCATGATCGGTGTAAGCAACCATCTCGTTAAAGACAATATGAACTCTTTACAGataagaaagaataaaaaattatttatcagTAACTTCGTacgatatacatatatatatgtttgcaCGTATACATATGTGTGTGGTATATTCTACAACTTTTGCTAATTGTggaattcaaataaataatactGAAACAGTGTTCAAGCCAAACTTAGTATAAAGTGATCATTCATGTAGCTTAATTTCCTATATCTGTTGGAGCACTGTAACTTGAATATAGCATATGTCAAACTGTATTCAAATCTGTAGTAGCTTCTAGTTGTCTGGTTTTCAAGATATATGCATAGCGTACATAtacatgcatttacaacatcTGAACATTCACAAATATACATCCATATGTCAGCAGTAAAGTTAGATTCACTTTAGATATGCATGTGTTTCAGCCTTTTCTGATATAAGGAAGTATAATTTGTGGTgtgttctgtttttctttttcttttttcggtcTTGTTGAGGAGGTGGTGTTATACCTGAAATTCTTGAGTAGGCAGTTGAGTTCTCAAGAATATTCATTTGATTTCTAGAACTTAAGGCAGATTTTTCAGTGCCTTAAGACCATATAGCTTACCAAAGCCATATGTGTATCTGCAATGAatgaaaaaacataaaacttAATCAGAGACTGGAGGTTGATTAATTTTCATTGGTATTCAGTAAATTGCCTAAAGGAAAGAAACTTACCCAAGAATTAAGATAACAAGAGCACCGCTCCCTAGCACATATTGATAGCCCTTGTGCCTAGGTTTATGTTTGCCGTCATAGGTTGATGGAAGATGCTTACGGCGTATATAACCGTATTGAGGACGAACAAGAATAATAAAGCCAAGGAAAAATCCTGCAAGGAATCCTCCTATATGAGCTGAATTGTCCACTTTAGGTAGAAACCCGACAGCCATATTCAGGGCAATGACGACAATGAGTATCAGGAGCGCTGTGCACTGAATAGCAAAGTTAGATCTTAGATGCATCCCTCATAGATCTGTGCTTATAATTATAGTTGTGCTTAAAATTTGTATGAGCTTGCCATATATGGTCTACCTCTCAGAACATACATGTGATCTTACAATATAACAGTGAGTGCCACATACATGTTAGAGGTCATATTGATTGTATTTGATGGCGGTTCACGGGCATAGTTGTGGGTTCTTTGACTTACCAATTAATAGTGATTGAAAgccagagaaagagaaaagaaaggttACCTTATTTACATAGATTGTCCAGTTTATTAGAAGCTCAGAAAGCATGGCTCCCAACAATCCAAAAAGTGCTCCGGATGCACCAACTGATATAGTCGGGCTTGTGGTTCTCATA
It encodes:
- the LOC18783247 gene encoding DCC family protein At1g52590, chloroplastic, encoding MALLVPGGCVRVGFSRPAHVRRRLTTFATVSPTRGDRVDWVEATSGFFENDTRPIMLFDGVCNLCNGGVKFVRDNDQNRRIRFEALQSEAGKKLLRRSGRAPDDISSVVLVEQDRSFIKSEAVVKIMEYIDLPFPQLAFFLQFVPLFIRDFLYDNVANNRYTIFGRSDACEL
- the LOC18784197 gene encoding B3 domain-containing transcription factor VRN1; this encodes MTRSSTNRSFVWLPSDFSFHMTRLSNNSGNVMFRVLDGRTWCLGLKCERAKPKARFQSGWFKFARDNNLKIGDVCVFVLVDDIRLTFEVVIFRATEAANTLSPDVDGEQTMSEMEETDEDYDSVELLDYFPPCLKTRKKSPIAPQPRKKNRTCSISTAENNIRSVGGSSRSQKFLKRRPQVSRMMNPVTESGTDRALQRAKAFRSEYPSSTVVLHPSYISAGYLHIGAKFIKEHLLKRSHKNAILRVSDGRTWPVSLGQQGKGILRFQTGWRKFVQDNQLEIGDVCVFVLTNAIKRLIDVVLFRATEAAKCTLSGEGHRRRTISSSRKIKREA
- the LOC109947897 gene encoding B3 domain-containing protein At1g49475-like → MASLHRKIHNRPTFSTNTPHFLKIISKDTCRQSKLRIPNKFLMKYGDDLSNPIFLKLPSGSEWKIELRKWEDKAWLDKGWPKFSKFYSLDYSHSLVFGYEGKSKFCVRIFDRNFTEIAYPLTTPDLKDTDEVDDSESEYDDDFSDDSESESDFSDDSVEILDKFLPRSRKSSSSGIKTETNINFHNVAPHLN